CAGAAAAGCTATCCAAGAAAAATTATGTACAACCCACAAAGAACATACCCAATGAATTAGCCACGCTACAATTTGCTGATTATCAAAAAATTCAATTTAATCATGAAAAAGCCTTTTGGAATGATAAAAAAACTCGTTTTAAATTAGAGTTCTATCATGAAGGAATGTATTTTGATACGCCCGTTCAAATTAATGAAATTGCCAATAATAAAGTTAATGAAATTAAATTCGATCCAAGTTATTTTGATTTAAGTAAAGTTGGATTGGATAATCTAAACACAAAAAAACTTGGATTTGCTGGATTTAAAGTTCATTATCCAATAAATAACCCAGATAAAACCGATGATGAAATTTTTACAGCTCTTGGTGGTAGCTATTTCCGTGCAGTTGGAAAAGATCAACGATATGGTTTGTCTGCTCGAGGGTTAGCAATTGATACTGGTGAGATGACAGGTGAAGAGTTTCCTCGTTTTAAAGAATTTTGGATCGAAAGACCACTTCCTAAACAAAAACATTTAGTCATTTATGCCTTACTCGATTCACCTAGCGTAACTGGTGCTTATAAGCTTACTTTAGTACCAAGCGTAGATACCACAATAACCGTAGAAGCTAAAATCTTTTTTCGCAATGCGGTAAATAAACTTGGCATCGCACCTTTAACTAGTATGTATTTATTTGGTCCAAACCAGCCATCACCTTTATTAAATTATCGACCAGCAATGCATGATTCTAATGGACTATCGATTTTATCTAGCAATGGTGAATGGATATGGCGACCATTGAATAATCCTAAGCGGTTATCTTTTTCTTCATATAGTTTAGATGATCCTAAAGGTTTTGGATTGATTCAGCGTGATAATGGATTTGAGGATTACCAAGATCTTGATGATCATTATGAACTTCGTCCTAGTGTTTGGACAGAAATATTAGGTAATTGGCAAAAAGGTCGGGTTGAACTGGTTGAAATCCCAACTGCAGATGAAACAAACGATAATATCGTTTCTTTCTGGGTGCCTGAAAAACATTATAAATCTGGTGACAGTCTTGATATTAAATACCGATTGCACTATTCATTAAATGAAAAGCAACGCTATCCCGATAATGTAGCTAGAGCAACTAGCACTCGACTATCATTAGGTGATATAAAGCAAGCAAATTTAATTCGTAAACTAGATGGTTCGAACGCTTACGTTATTGACTTTGCTGGCCCTAATTTATCAGAACAAGAACCTGTTAAAGCAATATCAAGCATCAATAACGGATCTATTGTGAGCTGTGATGTAGAATATAATTCAGTAACAAAAGGTTGGCGAGTTCTTCTTCGGTTCAATGTTAAAGACAATAAAAAACCAACGGATATTCGCGTTCAGTTAGCTTCGGAAAAAACGAATCAAATTTTATCTGAGACCTGGAGCGGTCAATATCCTGGACAATAACGATAATAAGATAACATAATGAAAAAAGATTACTTTGCTACTCTTTCTGGCGCAGATAGTTGGCGCCAGAAATCAAAAAACAATGAAATTGAGCCAAATGATACTGAGTTTCTGAAATATCGCCTAAATCAAATTGGCGACACATCAAACTATATTGATGAAAGAAACCAGCAACCCAGTTATCCTAAAGTTGAACGCGTTTCGATTCAACCACAAACATGGAACAAACGCTATAAAAGCAATTTCAAAGCTAAAGTTAATCTCATCGCGGTTATCCGTCGCTTAATAATGTTTGCACTAATTGTAATACAAACATATTTCGGAACTACCTATCTATCAACACTGTTACCTTATCAAAGTTGGCAAAAAATTAATTTTATGGCTAATTGGGCGAATAATCCTGAATTAGCCATATACAGTATCGTCCCTTATATTATACAAGGATTTATTATTTTCCTATTTGCAATTTTGTTTGCTTGGATTTCAATTGGCTTTTGGACAAGCGTTATGGGACTGATTTTAGCTGTAATAAGAAAAGACCGCTATACTATTGAGATCCCTAAAGATGCAGCAAAACACATTGATGTTAATCATCGTACTGCGTTAGTTATGCCAATTTGTAATGAAGATGTAGCACGAGTTTTTGCTGGATTACAAGCGACCTATCAATCTTTGGTTGAAACTGGTCACGCAGATTGCTGTGATTTTTATATTTTAAGCGATACGAATGATCCCGATCTTTATGTAAATGAATTAAAAGCATGGGCTGATTTTAATGCACAAAAGGATAATAATGGATGCCAAATTTTTTACCGACATCGTAAACGTCGAGTGAAACGTAAAAGTGGTAACATTGATGACTTTTGTCGACGTTGGGGACATTTATATGAGTATATGTTAATACTTGACGCCGATAGTATTATGACAGGTGATTGTATTTTAAATATGATTGCCATGATGGAAATGACACCTAAAGCTGGCATATTACAGTCCCCGCCAAAATCAGTTAGAATGAAAACGCTTTATGGTCGAATTCAACAATTTGCCAATCAGATTTACAGTGATATTTTTTGTGCCGGAACCCATTTTTGGCAACTTAGCGAAGCACAGTATTGGGGGCACAATGCCATGATTCGCTTAAAACCGTTTATTGAACACTGTATTTTATCTCCACTACAAAAACGCAAAGGGCCAATTCATATTTTGTCACACGATCTAGTTGAAGCTACCTTAATGAGACGTGCAGGATATGGAGTTTGGATCGCCTATAATATAAATGGTAGTTATGAAGAATTACCGGGCAATATGATTGAAGATCTAAAACGAGATAACCGTTGGTGTATGGGGAACTTAATTAATTTAAGATTGATTTTTAAAAGTGGTATAACTTTAACACATAGGGTTATGTTTTTAACTAGTGGAATGGCTTATATTTCATCTTTATTATGGTTAATATTTTTATTTTTCTCAACGCTGCTTTTATTAGTTTTTAATTTATCCGATCAACAATATTTTTTCCAACCTAATCAATTTTATCCGACATGGCCAAGGTGGGATGAAAATTTGGCATTACAATTGTTATCTACAACGATGGTATTATTGTTTGCACCAAAATTCTTTAGTTATAGCATTATCATCGCTAAAACAGGCGCCAAAGATGTCGGTGGAATTTTCAAGCTAACTCTATCAATTTTCATCGAAATGTTCTGGTCGATGATACTTGCCCCAATACGCATGATATTCCATAGTAAGTTCGTGATAAAAGCATGGCTAGGCAGTAAAATTCAATGGAAATCACCTTCAAGAAACGATGATGCCTTAACATGGGGAGAATCTTTCTATTTTTGTTGGCCTCTCTCTTTATTAGGCATTATTTGGCTTGGCGTAATTATTTGGTTAAATCCTCAGTTTACTTACTGGTATATTGCTATTCTAATTCCACTGACTATTTCGCCATTAGTGGTTAGAGTTTCTGGATTATCAAGCATTGGTATGAAAACCAAAAAACTAGGTCTATTTTTAACGCCAGAAGAAACTCATCCAGCAAAAGCTGTGACCATGACAGGTGAATATCTAGTTAAAACGGAAGCTAATATCGTTGAACATGGTTTTATCATGACATTGATTGATCCTATTTACAATGCGCTAGCTTGCGCATTGTCCACTTCTCGCCATTTACCTAATATAAAAATTGAGCAAAGACGTCTTGAATTAATTGAGCAACTTAAACAAGCTGATTTAGAAAAAATTAATAAAGAACAACAGTTAGCAATTTTGGAAGATCCAATCATTCTTTCTGAATTACATCAGCATATATGGCAGCTGCAAGAAAAATACGACAATTTATTCACTTTATGGCAAAATGAACGTCAATAATAAAAAATAGGGCTTAAGCTCTATTTTTCTCCTTTTAGTAATTGATCAAAATCCATGGATATTTTTTATGACTTGGCAACCTTCCGCATCTATCAATAACCTACTTAAGCGCGCAAAAATTATTTCACAAGTACGACAATTTTTTACTGATCGCTGTATATTGGAAGTCGAAACGCCGACCTTGAGCCAATATGCCGTTACTGATGTGCATTTGAATTCTTTCTCCACTACCTTTTTTAGACCGGGTGAATTCGATGAACAGCTTGGGCGAAAGATGTCATTAATTACCAGTCCAGAATACCACATGAAACGTTTATTAGCAGCGGGAAGCGGTCCAATCTATCAGATTTGTAAATGTTTTCGCAATCATGAGGAAATCAGTGATTTTCATAATCCTGAATTTACTATGCTTGAATGGTATCGAATTCAATTTGATATGATGCAAATGATTAATGAAGTTGATGATCTATTACAAACAATTTTAGATTGTGAACCCGCGGAACGTGTTTCTTACCAAAAAGCGTTTCAACGTCACCTTAATATTGATCCATTAGAAGCAGATCAAGCAACATTAGTTAATGCTGTTAATCAATTAAATATCGGAATCAAAACAGAAGAGTTTGATAAAGATGGTTTATTACAATGTTTATTTACTTTTGGCGTTGAACCACATATTGGTCATGATAAACCTATTGCTGTATATAATTTCCCTGCGTCACAAGCAGCATTAGCCGCAATCAGCAGTGAAGATCATCGAGTTGCAGGTCGCTTTGAATTCTATTACAAAGGCGTTGAACTCGCTAATGGTTTTAAAGAATTAACTAATCCACAAGAACAAAAACAACGTTTTGAACAAAACAATCAAGATAGGCTCAATCTTAATCTACCTCAACAAGAAATCGATATTGAGCTATTAGCTGCTATGGAAAATGGCCTACCTGACTGTGCAGGAGTTGCGGTAGGTTTAGATCGCTTAATCATGTTAGCGCTAAATTCAAAGAAACTAGATGATGTAATTTCATTTACCTTTGAAAGGGCTTAGTGATGATAAGTAATTTAGGTCTAACTGAGTGGATCGCAATTATTCTTGGGATAGTATCATTGATTTTATTAATTTTATTGGTCAAATCGCAGCTGATTATTAATAATTCAAACCAAGTATTTAATTTACAACTTTCTCAGGTAAGGCAAGAGAATCAAACATTAGCCAATGAAGTAAATCAACTTGATACTGA
The sequence above is drawn from the Gilliamella apicola genome and encodes:
- a CDS encoding glucan biosynthesis protein G, whose product is MYNLLPISQFSKTVTCKILCIVSTLCISFSSSAFSFKDVVTKAEKLSKKNYVQPTKNIPNELATLQFADYQKIQFNHEKAFWNDKKTRFKLEFYHEGMYFDTPVQINEIANNKVNEIKFDPSYFDLSKVGLDNLNTKKLGFAGFKVHYPINNPDKTDDEIFTALGGSYFRAVGKDQRYGLSARGLAIDTGEMTGEEFPRFKEFWIERPLPKQKHLVIYALLDSPSVTGAYKLTLVPSVDTTITVEAKIFFRNAVNKLGIAPLTSMYLFGPNQPSPLLNYRPAMHDSNGLSILSSNGEWIWRPLNNPKRLSFSSYSLDDPKGFGLIQRDNGFEDYQDLDDHYELRPSVWTEILGNWQKGRVELVEIPTADETNDNIVSFWVPEKHYKSGDSLDIKYRLHYSLNEKQRYPDNVARATSTRLSLGDIKQANLIRKLDGSNAYVIDFAGPNLSEQEPVKAISSINNGSIVSCDVEYNSVTKGWRVLLRFNVKDNKKPTDIRVQLASEKTNQILSETWSGQYPGQ
- the mdoH gene encoding glucans biosynthesis glucosyltransferase MdoH, yielding MKKDYFATLSGADSWRQKSKNNEIEPNDTEFLKYRLNQIGDTSNYIDERNQQPSYPKVERVSIQPQTWNKRYKSNFKAKVNLIAVIRRLIMFALIVIQTYFGTTYLSTLLPYQSWQKINFMANWANNPELAIYSIVPYIIQGFIIFLFAILFAWISIGFWTSVMGLILAVIRKDRYTIEIPKDAAKHIDVNHRTALVMPICNEDVARVFAGLQATYQSLVETGHADCCDFYILSDTNDPDLYVNELKAWADFNAQKDNNGCQIFYRHRKRRVKRKSGNIDDFCRRWGHLYEYMLILDADSIMTGDCILNMIAMMEMTPKAGILQSPPKSVRMKTLYGRIQQFANQIYSDIFCAGTHFWQLSEAQYWGHNAMIRLKPFIEHCILSPLQKRKGPIHILSHDLVEATLMRRAGYGVWIAYNINGSYEELPGNMIEDLKRDNRWCMGNLINLRLIFKSGITLTHRVMFLTSGMAYISSLLWLIFLFFSTLLLLVFNLSDQQYFFQPNQFYPTWPRWDENLALQLLSTTMVLLFAPKFFSYSIIIAKTGAKDVGGIFKLTLSIFIEMFWSMILAPIRMIFHSKFVIKAWLGSKIQWKSPSRNDDALTWGESFYFCWPLSLLGIIWLGVIIWLNPQFTYWYIAILIPLTISPLVVRVSGLSSIGMKTKKLGLFLTPEETHPAKAVTMTGEYLVKTEANIVEHGFIMTLIDPIYNALACALSTSRHLPNIKIEQRRLELIEQLKQADLEKINKEQQLAILEDPIILSELHQHIWQLQEKYDNLFTLWQNERQ
- the epmA gene encoding elongation factor P--(R)-beta-lysine ligase, with translation MTWQPSASINNLLKRAKIISQVRQFFTDRCILEVETPTLSQYAVTDVHLNSFSTTFFRPGEFDEQLGRKMSLITSPEYHMKRLLAAGSGPIYQICKCFRNHEEISDFHNPEFTMLEWYRIQFDMMQMINEVDDLLQTILDCEPAERVSYQKAFQRHLNIDPLEADQATLVNAVNQLNIGIKTEEFDKDGLLQCLFTFGVEPHIGHDKPIAVYNFPASQAALAAISSEDHRVAGRFEFYYKGVELANGFKELTNPQEQKQRFEQNNQDRLNLNLPQQEIDIELLAAMENGLPDCAGVAVGLDRLIMLALNSKKLDDVISFTFERA